From Spodoptera frugiperda isolate SF20-4 chromosome 27, AGI-APGP_CSIRO_Sfru_2.0, whole genome shotgun sequence, a single genomic window includes:
- the LOC118263375 gene encoding uncharacterized protein LOC118263375 isoform X2 has product MSDNPDIKKYLPLIAGVTVGLGVLSLLSIGCKSSPPSTITALPMSSRPIPYGEEYSTHTAVTIEDSEIEDCEECLKIDPRKRRWPTLEEEQEEYKRIRERDEQKRKVELLVQECIDKYQKSLDCDKTEYDENASGPL; this is encoded by the exons acAACCCAGACATAAAGAAGTATCTGCCGCTCATTGCCGGGGTGACAGTGGGCCTGGGCGTGCTGTCACTACTCTCCATAGGATGCAAATCCTCCCCCCCGTCTACCATCACTGCACTACCAATGTCTAGTAGACCAATCCCTTATGGTGAAGAGTATAGTACTCATACAGCTGTAACCATTGAAGATTCAGAAATAGAGGATTGCGAGGAATGCCTCAAAATTGACCCTCGGAAGAGACGATGGCCCACCCTCGAGGAAGAACAAGAAGAGTACAAGAGAATTAGAGAAAGAGATGAACAAAAACGAAAGGTTGAACTATTAGTACAAGAGTGCATTGATAAATATCAAAAGTCTCTCGATTGTG ATAAGACAGAATATGATGAAAATGCCAGTGGTCCTTTGTAA
- the LOC118263375 gene encoding uncharacterized protein LOC118263375 isoform X1 — protein sequence MPLYNPDIKKYLPLIAGVTVGLGVLSLLSIGCKSSPPSTITALPMSSRPIPYGEEYSTHTAVTIEDSEIEDCEECLKIDPRKRRWPTLEEEQEEYKRIRERDEQKRKVELLVQECIDKYQKSLDCDKTEYDENASGPL from the exons acAACCCAGACATAAAGAAGTATCTGCCGCTCATTGCCGGGGTGACAGTGGGCCTGGGCGTGCTGTCACTACTCTCCATAGGATGCAAATCCTCCCCCCCGTCTACCATCACTGCACTACCAATGTCTAGTAGACCAATCCCTTATGGTGAAGAGTATAGTACTCATACAGCTGTAACCATTGAAGATTCAGAAATAGAGGATTGCGAGGAATGCCTCAAAATTGACCCTCGGAAGAGACGATGGCCCACCCTCGAGGAAGAACAAGAAGAGTACAAGAGAATTAGAGAAAGAGATGAACAAAAACGAAAGGTTGAACTATTAGTACAAGAGTGCATTGATAAATATCAAAAGTCTCTCGATTGTG ATAAGACAGAATATGATGAAAATGCCAGTGGTCCTTTGTAA